From the genome of Acidobacteriota bacterium, one region includes:
- a CDS encoding GNAT family N-acetyltransferase: MTESSIQVRALDELDLEAIGAIDEKISGRYQPDVWERRVGYYLRRDPDASLVAEIGGEVVGFMLGEVRSGEFGLDEPTGWVEVLGVDPARRGQSVGRKMAEAMFEHFRGRGAKAVRTFVDDERQDLGEFFSALGFEPASLRPYVRRLQHDC, encoded by the coding sequence ATGACTGAAAGCTCGATTCAAGTCCGCGCCCTCGATGAGTTGGACCTCGAGGCGATTGGAGCGATTGACGAAAAGATCTCCGGCCGGTACCAGCCGGACGTTTGGGAGCGCCGTGTAGGCTATTACCTACGGCGGGATCCAGATGCTTCCCTGGTGGCCGAGATAGGCGGTGAAGTGGTCGGCTTCATGCTCGGCGAAGTACGCTCCGGCGAGTTCGGTCTCGACGAGCCCACCGGTTGGGTCGAGGTGCTCGGGGTCGATCCGGCGCGGCGCGGCCAATCGGTCGGGCGCAAGATGGCCGAGGCGATGTTCGAGCACTTCCGGGGACGCGGTGCGAAGGCGGTGCGGACCTTCGTAGACGACGAACGGCAGGACCTTGGCGAGTTTTTCAGCGCCCTGGGATTCGAGCCGGCGAGTCTTCGCCCATACGTTCGCCGTCTCCAGCACGACTGCTGA